One window from the genome of Leptospira perdikensis encodes:
- a CDS encoding ArsR/SmtB family transcription factor: MQTLDATFSALADPTRRAILMRLAKGDLTVMELAKPFRMSQPAISKHLKVLEEAGLVSTTIRAQERPRRLETAPLKTAIDWIEKYRQIWEKRYQVLDGLLIELQTIQTKGDKKNGNK; the protein is encoded by the coding sequence ATGCAAACTCTCGATGCCACATTCTCTGCTCTCGCCGACCCCACTCGTAGGGCGATCCTTATGCGCCTTGCTAAAGGTGACCTAACGGTTATGGAACTTGCAAAACCGTTTCGAATGAGCCAACCTGCGATATCCAAACACCTTAAAGTATTGGAAGAGGCCGGGCTTGTTTCCACAACCATTCGTGCACAAGAGAGACCTCGCCGATTGGAAACGGCCCCGCTCAAAACTGCCATCGATTGGATTGAAAAATACCGTCAGATTTGGGAAAAACGTTATCAAGTGTTAGATGGACTACTTATAGAATTACAAACCATACAAACCAAAGGAGACAAAAAAAATGGAAACAAATAA
- a CDS encoding aldo/keto reductase, translated as MKVPQIEFPKHKFFISRLVYGIWRLHEDKEGTSPERILEKIETCLSLGIDTFDHADIYGNFENEELFGRALAKLPSLKSKIKIITKTGIQIPGSKFPAKHYNTSKEHIRYSVERSLRKLQVDKLDVVLIHRPDPLMDPYELADVFEVLTREGKVNHFGVSNFTPSQFRMLQSAYQKPLFTNQVEFHPFHTEPLFDGTFDQALEHKIHPMIWSPTGGGRIFSPKSEREMALVSKLKEIATRYECSVDQILYSWFLNHPAGLVPILGTNDPNRIQSAAECFSYPLTRVEWFSILEAARGKEVA; from the coding sequence ATGAAAGTTCCACAAATTGAATTTCCTAAACATAAATTTTTTATCTCAAGACTGGTTTATGGGATTTGGAGGTTACATGAAGACAAAGAAGGAACTTCTCCAGAGCGAATCCTAGAAAAAATTGAAACCTGTCTCAGTTTGGGAATTGATACCTTTGACCATGCGGACATCTATGGAAATTTCGAAAATGAAGAACTATTTGGTCGTGCTTTGGCTAAGTTACCTTCTTTAAAATCGAAAATCAAAATCATTACAAAGACGGGGATCCAAATACCTGGATCTAAATTTCCCGCCAAACATTACAATACATCCAAAGAACATATCCGTTATTCCGTGGAACGATCCTTACGAAAACTCCAAGTCGACAAATTGGATGTGGTTCTCATCCATAGACCAGATCCTCTCATGGATCCTTATGAACTAGCAGATGTATTTGAAGTTCTAACTCGTGAGGGAAAGGTAAATCACTTTGGAGTTTCGAATTTTACGCCCTCACAGTTCCGAATGTTACAATCAGCCTATCAGAAACCACTTTTTACAAACCAGGTAGAGTTTCATCCATTCCACACAGAACCCTTGTTTGATGGAACTTTCGACCAGGCGTTAGAACATAAAATCCATCCAATGATTTGGTCACCTACAGGGGGAGGACGGATTTTTTCACCCAAGTCGGAAAGAGAAATGGCCTTAGTTTCCAAACTAAAAGAAATTGCTACCAGATACGAGTGTAGCGTAGACCAAATTCTTTACTCCTGGTTTCTAAACCATCCTGCGGGGCTTGTTCCCATTTTGGGAACGAATGATCCCAATCGTATCCAGTCAGCCGCCGAATGTTTTTCCTATCCTCTCACTCGAGTGGAGTGGTTTTCTATTTTAGAAGCAGCTCGGGGGAAGGAAGTCGCTTAA
- a CDS encoding acyl-CoA dehydrogenase family protein — translation MYSQFTEQQLEIRDLVRNFVKKEIPHEVALHWDEKNQHPTELINKMRSELGINGLVIPEEYGGWGLGAIEQCLAIEELSRGCLGIALGFAYTGLGILPILKGATHEQKLKWLPEIADGKFGVSFCLSEPGAGSDVPGMTTRAEKKGDKWIINGAKQWITGASDAQAFTVFAYTDKNRGTRGVSCFYVPRSAKGLTVGKKEDKLGIRASSTHQVIFEDCEVGEDALVGKENLGFVYALQTLNASRPFVAVMGVGVAQAALDHAARYAREREQFGVKIGTFQAVQHMLADMSIKVETAREITYKAARLSDANDPNLPKYSAIAKAYASECAVQCATDAVQIFGGYGYTKEYPVEKLMRDSKILTIFEGTTQIQKNEIAAYVIKEAASKKD, via the coding sequence ATGTATAGCCAATTCACAGAGCAACAACTTGAAATCAGAGATTTAGTTCGTAACTTCGTAAAAAAAGAAATCCCACATGAAGTCGCATTGCACTGGGATGAGAAAAACCAACACCCAACAGAACTCATCAATAAAATGCGTTCGGAACTCGGAATTAACGGTCTTGTCATTCCAGAAGAATACGGTGGATGGGGACTTGGTGCGATCGAGCAGTGTTTAGCCATCGAGGAACTTTCTCGCGGATGCCTCGGAATCGCTCTCGGATTTGCTTACACTGGTCTTGGAATCCTTCCAATTCTAAAAGGCGCAACTCACGAACAAAAATTAAAATGGCTTCCTGAAATTGCGGACGGAAAGTTCGGAGTTTCTTTCTGTTTGTCTGAGCCAGGTGCTGGTTCTGACGTTCCTGGTATGACCACTCGCGCTGAGAAAAAAGGCGACAAATGGATCATCAACGGAGCAAAACAATGGATCACTGGTGCATCTGATGCACAAGCCTTTACTGTATTTGCTTATACTGATAAAAATCGCGGAACACGTGGAGTTTCTTGTTTCTACGTTCCACGTAGCGCAAAAGGTCTTACTGTTGGTAAAAAAGAAGACAAACTCGGAATCCGAGCATCTTCCACTCACCAAGTTATCTTTGAAGATTGTGAAGTAGGTGAAGACGCACTCGTAGGAAAAGAAAACCTAGGTTTCGTTTACGCTCTTCAAACTTTGAATGCTTCTCGTCCGTTCGTAGCGGTTATGGGTGTGGGTGTAGCACAAGCAGCACTTGACCACGCAGCTCGTTACGCTCGTGAGAGAGAACAGTTTGGAGTTAAAATTGGAACTTTCCAAGCAGTGCAACACATGTTAGCTGATATGTCAATCAAAGTAGAAACTGCAAGAGAGATCACTTACAAAGCAGCTCGTCTTTCTGACGCAAACGATCCTAACCTTCCAAAATACTCTGCGATTGCAAAAGCATATGCTTCTGAATGTGCGGTTCAGTGTGCTACTGACGCAGTTCAAATTTTTGGTGGATACGGATACACAAAAGAGTATCCTGTTGAGAAGTTAATGAGAGATTCAAAAATCCTCACAATCTTCGAAGGAACCACTCAAATCCAAAAGAACGAAATTGCAGCTTACGTAATCAAAGAAGCAGCTTCTAAAAAAGACTAA
- a CDS encoding SRPBCC family protein gives METNKNEVKVKLRGETEVVFTRYFDAPRELVFDCHTKPELMKKWLIGPEGMVLDTCEQDLKVGGKYLYLYVDQKGNKSGVYGTFREVVVPEKLANTENYIFEMSAFDPNAPEDPNATFESRTFTTEGNRTLMTHVCRYASAEVCKMMVESGAADGMAECYLELDKLLVKIG, from the coding sequence ATGGAAACAAATAAAAATGAAGTGAAGGTGAAACTTCGAGGTGAAACGGAAGTTGTATTTACACGTTACTTCGACGCACCAAGGGAATTGGTGTTTGATTGTCACACCAAACCTGAGTTAATGAAAAAATGGCTAATTGGTCCCGAAGGTATGGTTCTTGATACTTGCGAACAAGATCTAAAAGTAGGTGGCAAATACCTCTATCTTTATGTAGACCAAAAAGGAAACAAATCCGGTGTTTATGGAACATTTCGTGAAGTGGTTGTTCCTGAAAAACTAGCCAATACCGAAAATTACATTTTTGAAATGTCGGCTTTTGATCCGAATGCACCCGAAGATCCGAACGCAACTTTCGAATCTCGTACCTTTACTACGGAAGGGAACAGGACACTGATGACACATGTGTGCCGATATGCTTCTGCTGAAGTGTGTAAGATGATGGTAGAATCTGGCGCAGCAGATGGAATGGCGGAGTGTTATTTGGAGTTGGATAAGTTGTTAGTAAAGATTGGATAG
- a CDS encoding GNAT family N-acetyltransferase, which translates to MVETLDSNSRLCLNHLWEEIQNRYGFRAPNPMDFLDFLPPKGKFFIAENRETNEVMGSAAYTKFNDVQCELDAVYVFPKFRKNNIAKSLLVDLEKQAQMDHYSSMILRAGAPQPEALTLYKNFGFKEIPTFGKWVSDPTAICFEKKIT; encoded by the coding sequence GTGGTAGAAACCTTAGATTCAAATTCCAGACTTTGTTTGAATCATCTTTGGGAAGAAATTCAAAATCGATATGGATTCCGGGCCCCCAACCCAATGGATTTCCTCGATTTTTTACCGCCTAAAGGTAAGTTTTTTATCGCTGAAAATCGTGAAACAAATGAAGTAATGGGCTCGGCCGCTTATACAAAGTTCAATGATGTGCAGTGTGAGTTGGATGCGGTTTATGTATTTCCCAAGTTCAGAAAAAATAATATCGCCAAATCTTTGTTAGTTGATCTGGAAAAACAAGCTCAAATGGATCATTATTCTTCCATGATTCTACGAGCGGGTGCACCACAACCAGAAGCGCTTACTTTATACAAAAACTTTGGATTCAAAGAAATCCCAACATTTGGGAAATGGGTTTCAGATCCTACAGCCATTTGTTTTGAGAAAAAAATAACCTAA
- a CDS encoding YiiX family permuted papain-like enzyme: protein MKHRTILLLFLIVLSINPLFGKLIDTSKLAEGDIIFHESLSEQATAIKLATKSRYTHVGIIFKYGNTYKVLEAVEPVKLTDLNSFIHRGTKDHYVIKRIHNSKQILNPETVHKMKDYGNSLLGKHYDIYFEWSDDRIYCTELVWKLYDQFTGIRIGNLKTLKDFDISSKPVQTLMKKRYGNQIPYSEPVISPVDMFDSSELVTVISH, encoded by the coding sequence ATGAAACACAGAACCATACTCTTACTGTTTTTGATTGTCTTATCCATCAATCCACTATTTGGAAAGTTAATTGATACTTCAAAATTAGCAGAGGGAGATATTATTTTTCACGAATCACTCTCTGAACAAGCAACGGCCATTAAATTAGCAACAAAATCCAGATACACACATGTCGGAATTATTTTCAAATATGGGAATACTTACAAAGTTTTAGAAGCCGTTGAACCTGTAAAATTAACAGACTTAAATTCTTTTATACACAGAGGAACAAAGGATCATTATGTGATCAAACGCATTCATAATTCAAAACAAATCTTAAATCCTGAAACAGTTCACAAAATGAAAGATTATGGCAATTCATTACTCGGCAAACATTATGACATCTATTTCGAGTGGTCTGATGACCGAATTTACTGCACGGAACTCGTCTGGAAACTTTATGATCAATTTACAGGAATAAGAATCGGTAATTTAAAAACCTTAAAGGATTTCGATATTTCCTCAAAGCCAGTCCAAACATTAATGAAAAAAAGATACGGAAATCAAATCCCCTATTCTGAACCTGTCATTTCTCCTGTTGATATGTTTGATTCTTCAGAATTAGTGACCGTGATCTCGCACTAA
- a CDS encoding LLM class flavin-dependent oxidoreductase, which produces MNPIPKAPTIRSENPAVEVSWFCDLCNGDYEYLGVPDGSLRSSFEHCSDIIRLADELGYQNILLPSSYQTGQDTLTFAAAASQFTKQISLLTAIRCGEIHPPMLARTLSTLDHMLKGRLNINIISSDLPGTQKDSKTRYEISKEVIQILQQGWTQDQIKFQGKHYQFDLPSDPVKSYQQNGGPLLYFGGISPDARALCAEFCDVFLMWPETEERLADTMKDLSLRAASFGRTIDFGLRIHLIVRETEAEARDAAKRLLSRVDIDKANDIKHRALDSNSAGVLRQDELRKSADPDLFIEPMVWSGIGLARSGCGSAIVGTPEQVYEKIQRYIQMGIRAFIFSGYPLIEESKLFAKSVLPKLQTINFAEAQNRKPKGIPVTPLTTGERK; this is translated from the coding sequence ATGAATCCGATCCCGAAAGCACCCACCATTCGATCCGAAAATCCTGCCGTAGAAGTGTCCTGGTTTTGTGACCTTTGTAATGGAGACTATGAATACTTAGGAGTGCCAGATGGTTCCTTACGATCCAGTTTCGAACATTGTTCGGATATCATCCGTTTGGCGGACGAACTCGGATACCAAAACATTTTACTTCCTTCTTCTTACCAAACAGGACAGGATACGTTGACATTCGCTGCGGCTGCTTCCCAATTCACAAAACAAATCTCTCTCCTAACGGCCATTCGGTGTGGTGAAATCCATCCGCCTATGCTTGCTCGCACTCTTTCGACTTTGGATCATATGTTAAAGGGAAGACTCAATATCAATATTATTTCCTCTGACCTTCCCGGAACCCAAAAAGATTCAAAAACAAGGTATGAAATTTCAAAAGAGGTCATCCAAATTTTACAACAAGGTTGGACTCAGGATCAAATCAAGTTTCAAGGGAAACACTATCAGTTTGATCTACCTTCAGATCCTGTAAAATCCTACCAACAAAACGGAGGGCCCCTATTGTACTTCGGTGGGATTTCTCCTGATGCCAGAGCCCTATGTGCTGAGTTTTGTGATGTATTTTTGATGTGGCCAGAAACAGAAGAAAGACTGGCTGACACAATGAAGGACTTAAGCCTTCGTGCAGCTTCCTTTGGACGGACAATCGATTTTGGTCTTCGTATCCATTTGATTGTTAGGGAAACAGAGGCAGAGGCTCGGGACGCAGCAAAACGTTTGTTATCTAGAGTTGATATTGATAAAGCAAATGATATCAAACATCGTGCTTTAGATTCTAATTCCGCAGGAGTACTTCGCCAAGATGAACTTCGTAAGTCTGCAGATCCTGATCTTTTTATTGAACCAATGGTATGGTCGGGAATTGGTCTTGCTCGTTCTGGATGTGGTTCTGCGATTGTCGGAACTCCAGAACAAGTTTATGAAAAAATCCAAAGATACATCCAAATGGGAATTCGTGCTTTTATTTTTTCTGGTTATCCTTTGATTGAAGAATCTAAACTATTCGCAAAATCAGTTCTTCCTAAGTTACAAACCATTAACTTTGCAGAAGCGCAAAATCGAAAACCCAAAGGGATTCCAGTCACTCCACTCACTACCGGAGAAAGAAAATGA
- a CDS encoding SDR family NAD(P)-dependent oxidoreductase encodes MKASKERIALVTGANRGIGKQVSIDLAKQGIYVLIGSRNPGEAEDTLAAVQTVGKGEILSLDVSKEQSISEAFDTITGSFGKLDILVNNAGIFADPGSFFDTTSEDLHRTLLVNLYGPLRMIQIFLPMMIQNNFGRIVNVSSGMGQLSEMGGGYPAYRISKTAINALTTLSSVEAVGKNIKINSVCPGWVKTDMGGASATRPVEKGAETIVWAATLPDQGPTGKFFRDKKEISW; translated from the coding sequence ATGAAAGCATCCAAGGAACGTATTGCACTTGTCACAGGGGCCAACCGAGGGATTGGAAAACAAGTCTCCATCGATCTCGCAAAACAAGGAATCTATGTTCTCATAGGTTCCCGAAATCCTGGAGAAGCCGAAGATACACTTGCGGCAGTTCAGACCGTTGGCAAAGGGGAAATCCTTTCCCTTGATGTTTCCAAAGAACAAAGTATCAGCGAAGCATTCGATACCATCACGGGAAGTTTTGGAAAATTAGACATCCTCGTAAACAATGCGGGGATCTTTGCTGATCCCGGCTCTTTCTTTGATACCACAAGTGAGGACTTACATAGAACCCTTCTTGTCAATCTTTACGGGCCACTCCGAATGATTCAGATTTTTTTACCAATGATGATCCAAAACAATTTTGGTCGTATTGTGAATGTTAGTTCAGGAATGGGTCAACTATCCGAAATGGGTGGCGGGTATCCAGCCTACCGTATTTCTAAAACTGCCATCAATGCACTCACAACTCTTTCCAGTGTAGAAGCTGTGGGAAAAAATATAAAAATCAATTCGGTATGTCCTGGTTGGGTGAAAACGGATATGGGCGGTGCCAGTGCCACAAGGCCTGTCGAAAAAGGGGCAGAGACAATTGTTTGGGCAGCAACGCTACCGGATCAGGGACCTACAGGAAAATTTTTTCGGGATAAAAAAGAGATTAGTTGGTAG
- a CDS encoding DUF4180 domain-containing protein: protein MNVRKINKNNIDIAVVDSEETLITDGSSALDFFATIQYDSDCDRFVLKRSHFVPDFFDLKTGLAGNVLQKIVNYRMKLAIVGDFSIDSSKSLGDFIYEMNSGKDVFFLHSEEEAISRLSGV, encoded by the coding sequence ATGAACGTTCGTAAAATTAACAAAAACAATATAGATATCGCAGTCGTTGACTCAGAAGAAACTCTGATTACCGACGGATCCTCTGCCCTCGACTTTTTTGCCACCATCCAGTATGATTCGGACTGCGACCGTTTTGTTTTGAAACGATCTCATTTTGTCCCTGATTTCTTTGATTTAAAAACAGGACTTGCTGGAAACGTATTACAAAAAATAGTCAACTACCGGATGAAACTGGCAATCGTTGGTGATTTTTCTATTGATTCGAGTAAAAGTCTCGGTGATTTTATTTACGAAATGAACTCGGGAAAAGATGTTTTTTTTCTGCATTCAGAAGAGGAAGCAATCAGCCGCCTCAGTGGTGTTTGA
- a CDS encoding alpha/beta hydrolase, with translation MPRVFLSLQESKYTVKFSICMAKSCSLFHNLRQLSAVFLITVSFVLISCSGRPKYEPKANLSYANFEVYFQEKLAESKLKNHRPGNEERYISFGKKTPLAFLYIHGYGASRAEGEEVMEKLAKKFKANTYLLRLPGHGTNKEDQRDQNFNNYLDASREALYMMQSQGDRVVVFGSSMGGLLATWLASEYPEEVDGLVLANPFYAPVDSSLNLFNYPGGLTFIHLLKGKVRASVHNNNPKVLPERNNYWYPEQYFASLAGVNDLRNYAAVPDVFRKVTSPALLLYYYKSDKEQDPTASVPKMLEGYTNFGLDKTPNTLNRKVAVENGMHVLMSKWVITDKAFIEAQTEKWLTELSKSK, from the coding sequence GTGCCAAGGGTTTTTCTCTCTTTACAAGAAAGCAAATACACTGTAAAATTTTCCATTTGTATGGCTAAATCGTGTTCTTTATTCCACAACCTCCGACAGCTGTCTGCTGTTTTCCTTATCACCGTTTCCTTCGTCCTAATTTCCTGTTCCGGACGACCGAAATACGAACCCAAAGCAAATCTAAGTTATGCGAACTTTGAAGTTTACTTCCAAGAGAAATTGGCAGAAAGTAAATTAAAAAACCATAGACCGGGAAACGAAGAACGTTATATCAGTTTTGGTAAAAAAACTCCCTTAGCTTTTTTATACATTCATGGATATGGTGCTTCTCGTGCGGAAGGAGAAGAGGTGATGGAAAAATTGGCAAAAAAATTTAAAGCCAATACGTACCTACTTCGCCTACCAGGCCATGGAACAAACAAAGAAGACCAAAGAGATCAAAATTTTAACAACTACTTAGACGCTTCGCGCGAAGCTTTGTATATGATGCAGTCTCAAGGAGACCGTGTAGTTGTATTTGGAAGTTCTATGGGAGGACTCCTTGCCACTTGGCTTGCATCCGAGTACCCGGAAGAAGTGGATGGTTTGGTTTTAGCAAATCCATTTTACGCTCCAGTAGATAGTAGTTTGAATTTATTCAATTATCCGGGTGGCCTTACCTTCATTCATTTACTCAAAGGAAAAGTGCGAGCTTCCGTACACAATAACAATCCCAAGGTGTTGCCAGAAAGAAATAACTATTGGTACCCAGAACAATACTTTGCATCCCTTGCAGGTGTGAATGATTTACGAAATTATGCAGCAGTTCCTGATGTGTTTAGAAAAGTAACTTCTCCCGCATTACTTCTGTACTACTATAAAAGTGATAAAGAACAAGACCCAACAGCAAGTGTTCCTAAAATGTTAGAAGGATATACCAACTTTGGATTGGACAAAACTCCAAATACACTCAACCGCAAGGTGGCTGTAGAAAATGGAATGCACGTTCTGATGTCTAAGTGGGTGATCACAGACAAAGCTTTTATCGAAGCACAAACAGAAAAATGGCTGACTGAGCTTTCTAAATCGAAGTAG
- a CDS encoding SLC5 family protein, whose translation MANQLSVMIATTDILFFTATFVLVLGVGMYAGRKESSSSDYFLGGRSLPWWGIAGSLFGTNISANHLVGMLGIGFSVGFAQSHYEFGSIPAIVLLAFVFLPLFRRKKFYTLSQFLQGKFGPTAGRIYSGISLILITIQLTGALYIGARSFLPFLKDAGIQMTYTELVLWIAFTSTIYTWFGGLKSVVYTDVIQTVLILASGLLLAYLSITRPEVGGIFELLAKEGSRTDGLSKMNLYLPPNHPTLPWTGALSGLFLLHIFYWNTNQYVVQRTLGGKSLREARLGILIGGLLKLTVPFFSILTGVAAYQIWTTLGVATDIAPDEAFSKLVVLVVPLGYGLIGVILAGLLGAIFSSIDSMLHSAATLFTIDFYKPFKERSNQKLTDVEEMNSGRIFLLIFSALVTILAILFVDPNSKKNFFIELSNQSSHFTPALLVVFLFGIINLKISSRMICITILLTPIFSFLLPSLYSNFSPLFIKEIFGEELNFLHRVFFSFHFAILILSLAAYFQNRKKRTNQDEKSKLLKPLNKSIEIFTLQSILKSNTKYWILFIVLFFGLIGIRILIPETKVFISIAGFLLFMVFSIFITLQKRSPNQNITSLFRKRDEWLYGILLGFTFLFYLWF comes from the coding sequence ATGGCGAATCAATTATCTGTTATGATAGCTACAACCGATATCTTATTTTTTACAGCCACCTTCGTTCTTGTCCTCGGTGTGGGGATGTATGCCGGCAGAAAGGAATCCTCCTCTTCGGATTATTTTCTTGGCGGACGTAGCCTTCCTTGGTGGGGGATTGCTGGATCCCTATTTGGAACCAATATTTCCGCAAACCACTTGGTCGGAATGCTCGGCATTGGATTTTCCGTTGGATTTGCTCAAAGTCACTATGAATTTGGATCCATTCCTGCCATTGTTCTTTTGGCTTTTGTTTTCCTCCCCCTATTCCGTCGCAAAAAATTCTATACCCTCTCCCAATTTTTACAAGGTAAGTTCGGACCTACCGCCGGCAGGATCTATTCTGGGATCTCTCTTATTTTGATCACTATCCAACTGACTGGTGCCTTGTACATTGGTGCTCGGAGTTTCCTTCCTTTTTTAAAAGATGCGGGAATCCAAATGACCTACACCGAACTTGTCCTTTGGATTGCGTTTACATCTACCATCTACACTTGGTTTGGTGGTTTAAAATCAGTAGTTTACACCGACGTCATCCAAACAGTCCTGATTTTGGCTTCAGGCTTACTTCTAGCCTATCTCTCCATTACAAGACCCGAAGTGGGAGGGATTTTTGAATTATTAGCAAAGGAAGGAAGTCGGACGGATGGACTTAGCAAAATGAATTTGTATCTGCCACCGAACCATCCAACTCTTCCGTGGACTGGAGCATTGAGCGGACTTTTTTTGTTACATATTTTTTATTGGAATACCAACCAATATGTCGTACAGCGTACGCTAGGTGGTAAATCTTTAAGAGAAGCACGACTAGGAATTTTAATTGGAGGTCTACTCAAACTAACAGTTCCTTTTTTTTCCATCCTTACCGGGGTGGCTGCTTACCAAATTTGGACAACACTTGGTGTAGCTACAGACATCGCACCCGACGAAGCTTTTTCGAAACTAGTAGTCCTAGTAGTACCTTTGGGTTATGGGTTGATTGGGGTGATTCTTGCAGGACTCCTCGGAGCAATTTTTTCAAGTATTGACTCGATGTTACATTCTGCAGCAACTCTATTCACAATTGATTTTTATAAACCGTTTAAGGAAAGATCGAATCAAAAACTGACGGATGTAGAAGAAATGAATTCCGGCCGAATTTTCCTTTTGATTTTTTCTGCTTTGGTCACAATCCTAGCCATTCTCTTTGTAGATCCCAATTCAAAGAAAAATTTCTTTATTGAACTATCAAACCAAAGTTCTCATTTTACCCCTGCTCTCCTTGTAGTTTTTTTGTTTGGAATTATAAATCTAAAAATCAGTAGTCGAATGATTTGTATTACTATCCTTCTGACTCCAATATTTTCTTTTTTACTTCCTTCTCTATATTCCAACTTCTCTCCCCTATTTATAAAAGAAATATTTGGTGAAGAACTCAACTTCTTACATCGAGTTTTTTTCAGTTTTCATTTTGCGATTCTGATTCTCTCTCTTGCGGCTTATTTCCAAAACCGAAAAAAGAGAACCAATCAAGATGAAAAATCGAAACTGCTAAAACCTTTGAATAAAAGCATTGAGATTTTTACTCTACAAAGTATTTTAAAATCTAATACAAAGTATTGGATTCTATTTATCGTTTTATTTTTTGGTTTGATCGGCATAAGAATCCTAATTCCAGAAACAAAAGTTTTTATATCTATTGCCGGTTTTTTACTCTTTATGGTTTTTTCGATCTTCATCACACTTCAAAAAAGATCACCAAACCAAAACATAACTTCCTTATTTCGAAAACGCGACGAATGGCTGTATGGAATCCTTTTGGGATTTACATTTTTGTTTTACCTTTGGTTTTAA